Proteins encoded by one window of Grus americana isolate bGruAme1 chromosome 7, bGruAme1.mat, whole genome shotgun sequence:
- the SGMS1 gene encoding phosphatidylcholine:ceramide cholinephosphotransferase 1 isoform X2, with product MKEVVLWSPEEVTNWLTENAVPEYCEPLKSFTGQDLINLTEEDFKTSPLSRVSSDSGQRLLHMIETLKMAHHIEAHKNGHVNGHIRVSVSNTARENGFSSKMKLNGMPNGYKKEMIKIPMPEPERSQYPMEWGKTFLAFIYALFCFVFTTVTISVVHERVPPKEVQPPLPDAFFDRFDRVQWAFSICEINGMILVGLWFVQWLLLKYKSIISRRFFCIVGTLYLYRCITMYVTTLPVPGMHFKCSPKLFGDWESHLRRIMKLIAGGGLSITGSHNMCGDYLYSGHTVILTLTYLFIKEYSPRRLWWYHWLCWALSMVGMFCILLAHDHYTVDVVVAYYITTRLFWWYHTMANQQVLKEASQTNLLARVWWYKPFQYFEKNVQGIVPRSYYWPFPWPVLHRGRQVKYSRLVNDT from the exons ATGAAAGAAGTGGTGTTGTGGTCACCCGAGGAGGTGACGAATTGGCTAACGGAAAATGCCGTGCCGGAGTATTGTGAGCCATTGAAGAGCTTCACCGGGCAGGATTTGATCAACCTCACGGAGGAGGATTTTAAGACTTCGCCTCTCTCCCGGGTGTCTTCCGACAGCGGACAGCGGCTATTGCACATGatagaaactttaaaaatggctCACCACATCGAGGCTCACAAAAACGGGCACGTCAACGGGCACATCCGCGTCAGCGTGAGCAACACCGCGCGTGAGAATGGCTTTAGCAGTAAAATGAAGCTAAACGGGATGCCAAATGGGTATAAGAAGGAGATGATAAAGATCCCCATGCCGGAGCCAGAGCGCTCACAGTATCCTATGGAATGGGGCAAGACTTTCCTGGCGTTTATTTATGCACTTTTTTGTTTCGTCTTTACCACAGTGACTATTTCAGTCGTTCACGAACGAGTGCCTCCCAAGGAGGTGCAGCCTCCCCTACCAGATGCATTTTTTGATCGCTTTGATCGGGTACAATGGGCTTTTTCTATTTGTGAAATCAACGGCATGATCCTTGTAGGACTGTGGTTTGTTCAGTGGCTGCTCTTAAAATACAA gtctATAATTAGCAGAAGATTTTTCTGTATAGTTGGCACACTATACCTGTATCGGTGTATTACAATGTATGTGACTACACTCCCAGTACCTGGCATGCATTTCAAGTGTTCTCCAAAG CTTTTTGGAGACTGGGAATCTCATCTGCGAAGGATAATGAAATTGATTGCTGGTGGAGGATTGTCCATCACAGGATCCCACAACATGTGCGGCGACTATCTGTACAGCGGTCACACCGTCATATTAACTCTTACATACTTATTTATCAAAGAGT ATTCCCCACGGCGGCTCTGGTGGTATCACTGGCTTTGCTGGGCACTCAGCATGGTTGGGATGTTCTGCATCCTCCTTGCTCATGACCACTACACTGTGGACGTGGTGGTGGCTTACTACATCACTACAAGACTTTTCTGGTGGTATCACACAATGGCCAACCAGCAA GTGCTAAAAGAAGCTTCCCAAACTAACCTCCTTGCAAGGGTCTGGTGGTACAAGCCCTTCCAGTACTTTGAAAAGAATGTCCAAGGAATTGTACCTCGCTCCTACTACTGGCCCTTCCCCTGGCCGGTGCTGCaccggggcaggcaggtgaaATACAGCCGCCTGGTGAATGACACATAA
- the SGMS1 gene encoding phosphatidylcholine:ceramide cholinephosphotransferase 1 isoform X1, giving the protein MKEVVLWSPEEVTNWLTENAVPEYCEPLKSFTGQDLINLTEEDFKTSPLSRVSSDSGQRLLHMIETLKMAHHIEAHKNGHVNGHIRVSVSNTARENGFSSKMKLNGMPNGYKKEMIKIPMPEPERSQYPMEWGKTFLAFIYALFCFVFTTVTISVVHERVPPKEVQPPLPDAFFDRFDRVQWAFSICEINGMILVGLWFVQWLLLKYKSIISRRFFCIVGTLYLYRCITMYVTTLPVPGMHFKCSPKLFGDWESHLRRIMKLIAGGGLSITGSHNMCGDYLYSGHTVILTLTYLFIKEYSPRRLWWYHWLCWALSMVGMFCILLAHDHYTVDVVVAYYITTRLFWWYHTMANQQVSFSQSLDLRGSACSVVAGKYPHFALSLSAGVGVDSPMSCGASISSPSRWVCRKERGVVSWVHLAS; this is encoded by the exons ATGAAAGAAGTGGTGTTGTGGTCACCCGAGGAGGTGACGAATTGGCTAACGGAAAATGCCGTGCCGGAGTATTGTGAGCCATTGAAGAGCTTCACCGGGCAGGATTTGATCAACCTCACGGAGGAGGATTTTAAGACTTCGCCTCTCTCCCGGGTGTCTTCCGACAGCGGACAGCGGCTATTGCACATGatagaaactttaaaaatggctCACCACATCGAGGCTCACAAAAACGGGCACGTCAACGGGCACATCCGCGTCAGCGTGAGCAACACCGCGCGTGAGAATGGCTTTAGCAGTAAAATGAAGCTAAACGGGATGCCAAATGGGTATAAGAAGGAGATGATAAAGATCCCCATGCCGGAGCCAGAGCGCTCACAGTATCCTATGGAATGGGGCAAGACTTTCCTGGCGTTTATTTATGCACTTTTTTGTTTCGTCTTTACCACAGTGACTATTTCAGTCGTTCACGAACGAGTGCCTCCCAAGGAGGTGCAGCCTCCCCTACCAGATGCATTTTTTGATCGCTTTGATCGGGTACAATGGGCTTTTTCTATTTGTGAAATCAACGGCATGATCCTTGTAGGACTGTGGTTTGTTCAGTGGCTGCTCTTAAAATACAA gtctATAATTAGCAGAAGATTTTTCTGTATAGTTGGCACACTATACCTGTATCGGTGTATTACAATGTATGTGACTACACTCCCAGTACCTGGCATGCATTTCAAGTGTTCTCCAAAG CTTTTTGGAGACTGGGAATCTCATCTGCGAAGGATAATGAAATTGATTGCTGGTGGAGGATTGTCCATCACAGGATCCCACAACATGTGCGGCGACTATCTGTACAGCGGTCACACCGTCATATTAACTCTTACATACTTATTTATCAAAGAGT ATTCCCCACGGCGGCTCTGGTGGTATCACTGGCTTTGCTGGGCACTCAGCATGGTTGGGATGTTCTGCATCCTCCTTGCTCATGACCACTACACTGTGGACGTGGTGGTGGCTTACTACATCACTACAAGACTTTTCTGGTGGTATCACACAATGGCCAACCAGCAAGTGAGTTTCTCCCAGTCTTTGGATCTGCGTGGCTCCGCTTGTAGCGTGGTGGCGGGCAAATATCCACACTTTGCCTTGAGCCTTTCTGCAGGAGTAGGAGTGGACTCACCCATGTCTTGTGGAGCATCCATCTCTTCCCCCTCACGTTGGGtttgcaggaaagaaagaggcgTCGTCAGTTGGGTTCATCTTGCGTCTTGA